CAAATGCCACAGATAATGTCCCGCCGAATGAGTTTCCCCAAAAATAGTCAAAAATAAATCCCAGTCCTCCCGTTGCAGTAGATCCTGACAAATCTCCGCACGCCTTTTAATACCGACTTCCATATCTTTCTTGAGACGGATGAGAGCTTCCACATCCAGCGTGTTGGCATTATCTTTGTTGAGCGTAGGATGTTCGCCGTACTTGCCAATCAGCTCGCCTAAGAGTTCCGGCGGTTGAGAATGGCTGGGAGTTAGAGGAGAGTGCGCTCCCCAAGCTAAAACCTGTATACCGTTGGCTTCCTGAGCAAGGGTAGATTGAGGCATATCGAAGACCGCTACCCGGTACTTTTCCCCCAAGGCATAGAATGGTGGGAACTCCCCAAAATCGTAGGCGTTAACTTCTTCGACATCATAGCTGCCTTCGCGAAGTTTCACCGGTGCCCAATACCCTGTTTTTTCCGGCGAACAACCGGTGAGAAAAGTTGTCCAGGGAGTTTCTGCCCTGTAGTAATCGAAGGTGTCTAAATGGGTATATGCTCCCTGTTCCCGCAAGCGACGCAGATTTTTGAGATGCCCCTGAGACATCCAGTATTCGATCGTCACTGGGTCTGCTGCGTCCAATCCAATAGCAATAACCGGGCGTTTCATAGTTCTACTGAAGAAAGATCTCGACTGGAATTGTTACTTTTGTGATGTTAGGCGTAAACATTTTGTCATCTAGGCCAGTTTGCTACTAAGTATTCTTTGGTAAGTTACGTAAGTAGTAGCCAGCTTGAGTAAGTAAATCTTCGGTAATAATAACTAACACCCAGAAAATATGGCTATCGCTTATAAGTGCCTTTACTGAATCTTTATATTGAGTGGTGTTTTTTACTGAAGTTGTTAAGTTGCGATGAAGCAACTGACTTAATTTAGGTACGTGAAATTTTGGCGGTAACTTACAGGTATAGTGTCAGATCAACTCGCTTTCCCACTATAAATAACGAAAAGCTGGATACACCTGAATACTGTTCGGTTACGTATGATACGTAATATGGGATTAACCGTAGCCTAAAAAATAACTCCTACAGCTAAGCCGTAGGAGTCTCAAAACCCAGAAAAACTTCTGCTTTTGTCTGTTTAGCGCCCCGGAAGCAAGTTTTTGAAGTTACGAGGCCCTTTATAGCCGGTTAGGTCGGCAAGTTTATTCAAATCTTGTACGCCTTCATAGAATTGACCGTTAATTTCCCAAGTTGGATAACCTTTAATACCGGCAGATTGGCACAGCTGTGGCCGAGGGTTTTTGCCTTTGGGGTCGCACTCAACATAATCTAATTCAGCAGCAGCTTCCTTACCAAACAATTCTTTTTGCTCGTGGCAGTGAGGACACCAGTAAGCTCCGTACTCTTTTGCGCCTGCTTCTTTGAGATAACGCGCTAAAGCGATTTCTGCTGGGCCAGAAGTGTTTTTAATTGGAAAACCAACTTGTCCGCCACCATCGGCGGTAACGTCCCCACTTCCAGCAGGTGCCTTGGCGCTGGCATAAACGCCTAGCGTACCAATTAGTGCTATCATCCCCACCACAATGCCGATAAAAAACAGTTGGCCTAAGTCTTCCCAAGTGTGGCCTAAGAGGATAATTACAAATAGAGCAATTGAGAATATCGTTGAGGCCAGACAGTACAGACAAAAAGCCTTGATCTCAAAAGCCATTAAATAAAAGAGATAGCCGCTAAAAAACAGCATAGCGGTTCCACCCGCAAATAGCCCCAGCCATGTCCATTTTTCTACCTGAGAGCGCAGACCTTTCTGTTCTTGCGGATTGAGCGGCAGGGGGGCTATTGCCAGAGCGCCCATCCCAGCGTAGGCTAGGAACCCAAACACAGATAGGGGAATGCCAAAAACTTTGGCATACTCGCTCCGCAGGACAGCTTCGCAGTTAATCGCACCAGATGTGGGGCACAAAGCTTCTTTAACTACTCCCCACTCAACCAAAGTTAAATAGGTTGTGTCTAAGATACCTAAAACGGCGATCGCTGCAATCAGGATACGAGACCAGCGATGAATCCAAGGGGTTGAACGTCGGCGAGTCATAAAATTATCAACTTTTGCTATCTCATCTACATCTGG
This window of the Aerosakkonema funiforme FACHB-1375 genome carries:
- a CDS encoding vitamin K epoxide reductase family protein, giving the protein MTRRRSTPWIHRWSRILIAAIAVLGILDTTYLTLVEWGVVKEALCPTSGAINCEAVLRSEYAKVFGIPLSVFGFLAYAGMGALAIAPLPLNPQEQKGLRSQVEKWTWLGLFAGGTAMLFFSGYLFYLMAFEIKAFCLYCLASTIFSIALFVIILLGHTWEDLGQLFFIGIVVGMIALIGTLGVYASAKAPAGSGDVTADGGGQVGFPIKNTSGPAEIALARYLKEAGAKEYGAYWCPHCHEQKELFGKEAAAELDYVECDPKGKNPRPQLCQSAGIKGYPTWEINGQFYEGVQDLNKLADLTGYKGPRNFKNLLPGR